A single window of Pontiella agarivorans DNA harbors:
- a CDS encoding sulfatase-like hydrolase/transferase yields MTRCRQRYLFLAISIAMAWGVRAEEKDRPNILWLTCEDNNVDWVGCYGNPHAETPNIDALAAEGFQYMHCYANAPVCAPSRSTWITGIHAVSSGTHAMRSRNKIPFDLVQYYPDNLKENGYYVGNDSKTDYNIGGRNDKACWDNPGRVNWDQLKANQPFFQVINNLNSHESRAQGDVEHTDHDPADVSLRKYHPDLPDIRKTYAKYHDAMKKMDSGIGAALAQLEKSGLAENTIVVYNSDHGGVMPRSKRYIFNSGLHCPLIIRIPERYRHLWPEEEPGMKVDRLVGLIDMPKTWLSLTGTKVPEVMQGHIFLGAQAEEEPAYHFAYRGRMDERCESARAVCDKQYLYIRNYMPQIPWMQNLEFLWRMKAMKAWDEYVKSGRATEVQSRFFRPKGFREELYDNVNDPDNVNNLIENEAYSAVASRMRAELRKWQLQVHDAGLLPEFDMIKRAADNHTTIYEMVRDPELYDLPALLDAADVALMQEPSNRPILTDMLSNPDSGIRYWGVVGLFLLNENPAAVDALLTDESHEVRAMAAWLTIRCGDRDKGLDTLKQMLEQRSYATLKILNILDWIGDDAKSLLPTVKQVDHNRYENDMRDNLLYKYGLIESKLVRLQKARDKMKKKGSGQAEK; encoded by the coding sequence ATGACAAGATGTAGACAACGCTATCTTTTTTTAGCGATTAGCATTGCCATGGCTTGGGGCGTCCGAGCGGAGGAGAAGGATCGTCCAAATATTCTTTGGTTGACCTGTGAGGACAATAATGTGGATTGGGTGGGGTGTTACGGGAATCCGCATGCGGAGACTCCAAATATTGATGCTCTAGCGGCTGAAGGATTTCAATATATGCATTGCTATGCAAATGCTCCGGTTTGCGCGCCTTCCCGTTCTACGTGGATTACAGGCATTCATGCCGTCTCCAGCGGGACGCACGCGATGAGAAGCCGTAATAAAATTCCATTTGATCTCGTTCAATATTATCCAGATAATCTGAAGGAAAACGGATATTATGTAGGGAACGATAGTAAGACGGATTATAATATCGGCGGCCGCAATGATAAAGCGTGTTGGGATAACCCCGGGCGGGTTAACTGGGATCAGTTGAAGGCGAATCAACCTTTTTTTCAGGTCATCAATAATTTGAATTCGCACGAGAGCCGGGCGCAGGGCGATGTGGAGCATACAGATCATGATCCGGCAGATGTTTCTTTGCGAAAATATCATCCAGATCTTCCTGATATCCGAAAAACGTACGCAAAATATCATGATGCCATGAAAAAAATGGATTCCGGCATCGGGGCAGCTTTGGCCCAGTTAGAGAAGAGCGGGCTGGCGGAAAATACGATTGTTGTTTACAACTCCGACCATGGCGGGGTGATGCCGCGGAGTAAACGGTATATCTTCAACAGCGGACTGCATTGTCCGCTGATTATTCGGATTCCTGAACGATACAGGCATCTGTGGCCGGAGGAAGAGCCCGGGATGAAGGTCGATCGTTTGGTTGGTTTGATCGATATGCCGAAAACCTGGCTTAGCCTGACGGGGACAAAAGTTCCTGAAGTCATGCAGGGGCACATATTCTTGGGAGCGCAGGCTGAAGAAGAGCCGGCGTATCATTTTGCTTATCGAGGCCGAATGGATGAGCGGTGTGAGAGTGCACGTGCTGTTTGTGATAAGCAGTACCTTTATATTCGAAACTACATGCCGCAGATACCCTGGATGCAGAATTTGGAGTTTCTGTGGCGAATGAAGGCGATGAAGGCATGGGATGAATACGTAAAATCGGGTCGGGCCACGGAAGTACAAAGCCGATTCTTCAGGCCGAAGGGGTTTCGCGAAGAGTTATATGATAACGTGAATGATCCGGATAATGTGAATAACTTGATCGAAAACGAGGCATACTCCGCCGTGGCCAGCCGCATGAGAGCGGAATTGCGAAAGTGGCAGCTTCAAGTTCATGATGCGGGCTTGCTGCCTGAGTTTGATATGATCAAACGCGCGGCGGACAATCATACTACGATTTATGAGATGGTGCGTGATCCGGAACTCTACGATCTTCCCGCTTTACTAGATGCGGCGGATGTGGCGCTGATGCAAGAACCCTCAAATAGACCAATCTTAACGGACATGCTGTCGAATCCGGATTCTGGGATTCGGTATTGGGGGGTGGTCGGGCTTTTCCTGCTCAATGAGAATCCGGCAGCAGTGGACGCTCTTTTAACGGATGAATCACATGAAGTCCGCGCCATGGCGGCCTGGTTAACTATTCGATGTGGTGATCGAGATAAAGGATTGGATACGTTGAAGCAAATGTTGGAGCAGCGTTCGTATGCCACGCTGAAAATTCTAAATATTCTGGATTGGATTGGGGATGATGCCAAGAGCTTGCTGCCTACGGTGAAACAGGTAGACCATAACCGCTATGAAAACGATATGCGCGATAATCTTTTGTACAAATATGGACTGATCGAGTCCAAACTTGTTCGCTTGCAAAAAGCACGTGATAAAATGAAGAAAAAAGGATCGGGTCAGGCAGAAAAATAA
- a CDS encoding MGH1-like glycoside hydrolase domain-containing protein, which yields MCRNHLIAAILCASGLLAGIPSASGAVSKDWKCSVPVPVFDREPGYVELYWKAWELAHEQIKEQNGLPQPRYIDEAFWDDTIWIWDTCFMVMFCKYAPDEFPGVESLNNFYFPLHDPSVEKGTFPLNIQHPDNPPLFAWVEYENFMVTGDRAHAVNLLIGTKYLQKHYKWFDKAPTGWRFYSKAQRRKKSVPVRLKKTENGFQWSGVQSGMDNTPRKGGLWIDAISQQALSALYISRMAEQIGQTEIAESWNETYQEIKDQVNELYWNEEDGIYYDVDPSTGRHLKVKTPASYWAMLAELCSPEQAGKMVEHIRNPEAFGGERPWVTVARSDPGFTTPDGNYWRGGIWLPTAYMGTKALEKYGYFDEADEAAERLLSHMLRTYEGYKPSSIWECYSPTRDTPADHNGKLVRPDFCGWSALGPISLFIENVLGFHVIDAPGKKIEWRLHQDGRHGIRNLKFGHIVTDILFDGERTVTVKSSAPYTLVINERKHRIESGLTTIDTERE from the coding sequence ATGTGCAGAAATCATCTCATCGCCGCGATACTTTGTGCGAGCGGCCTGCTTGCGGGAATACCGTCGGCATCGGGGGCAGTTTCCAAGGATTGGAAATGCTCGGTCCCGGTTCCTGTTTTTGACCGGGAGCCAGGCTATGTAGAGTTGTATTGGAAGGCCTGGGAGCTGGCGCACGAACAGATCAAAGAACAGAACGGGCTTCCTCAGCCCCGGTATATCGATGAGGCATTCTGGGATGATACGATCTGGATCTGGGACACCTGCTTCATGGTTATGTTCTGCAAGTATGCTCCGGATGAGTTTCCCGGAGTTGAGAGTTTGAATAATTTTTATTTTCCTCTTCATGACCCGTCGGTTGAGAAGGGGACTTTTCCGCTGAATATCCAGCATCCGGATAATCCGCCACTTTTTGCCTGGGTTGAATATGAAAACTTTATGGTCACGGGAGACCGTGCTCATGCTGTTAACCTGCTGATCGGGACGAAGTATCTTCAGAAACACTATAAGTGGTTTGATAAGGCACCTACCGGATGGCGATTTTATTCCAAGGCGCAGCGACGAAAAAAAAGCGTACCTGTTCGGTTGAAGAAAACTGAAAACGGATTCCAGTGGAGCGGGGTTCAAAGCGGCATGGATAACACGCCACGCAAGGGCGGGCTCTGGATTGATGCCATTTCCCAGCAGGCACTCTCTGCGCTGTATATAAGTCGTATGGCGGAGCAGATTGGGCAAACTGAGATCGCCGAATCCTGGAATGAAACGTATCAGGAAATCAAAGACCAGGTTAACGAACTGTATTGGAATGAAGAAGATGGCATATACTATGATGTTGATCCCTCGACCGGCAGGCATCTTAAGGTTAAAACGCCCGCTTCATATTGGGCGATGCTTGCGGAATTATGCAGTCCGGAACAGGCCGGTAAAATGGTTGAACACATTCGAAATCCGGAAGCATTCGGCGGGGAGCGGCCCTGGGTGACGGTGGCGCGCAGTGATCCCGGTTTCACAACACCGGATGGAAACTATTGGCGTGGCGGTATCTGGCTTCCGACGGCCTACATGGGGACGAAGGCGCTGGAGAAATACGGTTATTTTGACGAGGCGGATGAGGCTGCAGAGCGGCTTTTATCGCATATGCTTCGCACCTATGAAGGCTATAAACCGAGCTCCATTTGGGAGTGCTACAGCCCGACGCGCGATACGCCCGCTGATCATAATGGAAAACTGGTTCGCCCCGACTTTTGCGGTTGGTCGGCACTGGGACCGATTTCTCTCTTCATCGAGAATGTGCTTGGATTCCATGTTATCGATGCGCCGGGAAAAAAGATTGAGTGGCGTCTGCATCAGGATGGCCGGCATGGAATCAGAAATCTGAAATTCGGCCATATTGTGACGGATATCCTGTTTGATGGTGAACGGACGGTGACGGTTAAGAGCAGCGCTCCCTACACCCTCGTAATTAATGAGCGTAAACACAGGATCGAGTCCGGGCTGACTACGATTGATACAGAGCGCGAATGA
- a CDS encoding sulfatase — protein MKKNCISTLLSVCALAAATALAADKPNILFIAIDDLRPQLGCYGEPEPITPNIDRLAAEGTRFDRAYVCYPLCLPSRAALNIGKRVTNNKLPDGTSGKFHDMIAVQQTLPKTLRNAGYYTAVHGKFYHGGVPKADVEAWDVPGEFWIDDIHDWSPEIESKMVEWGGRQDQMDKMNQDRKGNGALVWASIDGPDNLLNDGKVADKTIELLRNRPKNRPFFIVAGFSRPHMPWVAPKKYFDMYPEDAGKLAYVPEGRRVLDKQDLKSGVGANGEWNEGVTDEQAQKLIRGYMASTTYVDAQVGKLLAELKVLGLEKDTIVVLWGDHGYHLTDHGLWRKNTPYHVSLRCPLIFRVPGTKSGQVVERVVENIDIYPTLLELAETSVPSCVQLDGKSLVPLLKNPVANIGGEAFTSAGNHYGLVTDQYRFTILKNNKGYKLFDLKKDPGEWNNLAEDPKYKELIEKYAAKVRTAWGLN, from the coding sequence ATGAAGAAAAACTGTATTTCAACTCTGTTATCGGTTTGCGCGTTGGCTGCTGCGACAGCGCTTGCCGCGGATAAACCAAACATTCTCTTTATTGCGATCGACGACTTGCGTCCCCAGCTGGGGTGTTACGGTGAGCCGGAGCCGATCACGCCGAATATCGACCGGCTGGCGGCTGAAGGAACACGGTTCGATCGTGCCTATGTGTGTTATCCCCTTTGTCTGCCTTCGCGCGCGGCACTTAATATCGGAAAGCGGGTGACAAATAATAAATTGCCGGATGGAACCTCGGGTAAATTTCACGACATGATCGCGGTGCAGCAGACTTTGCCGAAAACGCTTCGCAATGCGGGGTACTACACAGCAGTGCATGGTAAATTTTATCATGGCGGTGTGCCGAAAGCCGATGTGGAGGCCTGGGATGTTCCTGGGGAATTCTGGATCGATGATATCCATGACTGGTCACCGGAAATTGAATCGAAGATGGTGGAGTGGGGCGGTCGTCAGGATCAGATGGACAAGATGAATCAGGACCGGAAAGGTAACGGTGCATTGGTTTGGGCATCCATTGACGGGCCGGACAATCTGCTTAACGACGGCAAGGTGGCTGATAAAACGATCGAACTGTTGCGCAACCGGCCGAAAAATAGACCGTTCTTCATTGTGGCCGGTTTCTCCCGTCCGCATATGCCGTGGGTGGCTCCGAAAAAATATTTTGATATGTACCCTGAAGATGCCGGTAAACTGGCCTATGTGCCTGAGGGGCGCCGTGTTCTCGACAAACAGGACCTGAAGTCCGGCGTCGGTGCCAATGGAGAATGGAACGAGGGGGTTACGGATGAGCAGGCGCAGAAGCTGATCCGAGGTTACATGGCCAGCACGACCTACGTCGATGCGCAGGTGGGAAAACTGCTCGCTGAATTAAAGGTGCTGGGACTGGAGAAGGACACGATTGTGGTTCTGTGGGGCGATCATGGCTACCATTTGACCGACCACGGGCTTTGGCGAAAGAATACACCTTATCACGTATCCCTTCGGTGCCCGCTTATTTTTCGTGTGCCGGGAACGAAGTCCGGACAGGTGGTGGAACGGGTGGTTGAAAATATTGATATCTACCCGACCTTGCTGGAGTTGGCAGAAACTTCTGTGCCGTCCTGTGTACAACTTGATGGGAAAAGCCTGGTCCCTTTGTTGAAAAATCCAGTGGCGAATATTGGAGGAGAGGCATTTACCAGTGCGGGGAATCATTACGGGCTGGTGACTGATCAGTACCGCTTTACGATTCTCAAGAATAACAAGGGATATAAGTTATTTGACCTGAAAAAGGATCCCGGTGAGTGGAATAATCTCGCGGAAGATCCCAAATACAAAGAATTGATTGAAAAATATGCGGCAAAGGTTCGTACGGCATGGGGTTTAAATTAA
- a CDS encoding alpha-L-fucosidase has protein sequence MNIKMISLGIFVVAAAGAKAAEHYKPTYDSLNAHQTPEWFRDAKLGIYTHWTPTTVGNENVGCGWYPFHMYCRDEKLNGHLEVKGKGPHPAYTGHVEKYGDPAEFGWKDVIKTFKPTQFDAAEWADLFLEAGARFAGPVAIHHDGYPMWASDVTRWNAGDMAGQDFSAELEREIRKRGMKFVASFHHSHTWRYFIPSYEFDGADPANVDLYFEPHEMGDPLSPRFRKWWRGLLNEYIEKYDPDMVWLDMGTRDIPDDLMYPFLADYYNHGLKEGKEVATTVKNYSPYLPGAIIDYEKGRVKDMQKNPWLTDDTAQPGWFFSNRDMDKTADELVDELVDIVSKNGCLLLNVGPNSDGVIPEAQKDLLRGLGAWMKVNGEAIYDTRPWNVAGEGPTKLRKEGSFSGKLKYTEKDIRYTKSKDGSTVYAMVLARPDREVVLTGVNGKKVCTVELIGYAGDLKWSQSDSELRIMFPSGAADSAAYAFRITL, from the coding sequence ATGAATATAAAAATGATTTCTCTAGGGATTTTTGTTGTTGCTGCTGCTGGAGCGAAGGCCGCGGAGCATTATAAACCGACCTATGATTCGCTCAATGCACACCAAACACCGGAATGGTTCAGGGATGCCAAGCTGGGTATTTATACGCACTGGACACCGACCACCGTGGGAAATGAAAATGTGGGTTGCGGCTGGTATCCGTTTCATATGTATTGCCGCGATGAAAAACTCAACGGTCATCTGGAAGTTAAGGGTAAGGGACCGCATCCAGCCTACACAGGGCATGTGGAGAAGTATGGTGATCCGGCGGAGTTTGGATGGAAGGATGTTATAAAAACCTTTAAACCCACGCAGTTTGATGCCGCGGAGTGGGCGGATCTGTTTTTGGAGGCCGGTGCCCGTTTTGCGGGACCGGTAGCCATTCATCACGACGGCTATCCGATGTGGGCGTCCGACGTCACGCGCTGGAATGCCGGCGATATGGCGGGTCAGGATTTTTCCGCCGAGCTGGAGCGTGAAATCCGCAAGCGCGGGATGAAGTTTGTCGCTTCATTTCACCACAGCCACACTTGGCGGTATTTTATTCCGTCCTATGAATTTGATGGCGCTGATCCGGCTAATGTGGATCTCTATTTCGAGCCGCATGAAATGGGTGATCCGCTTTCGCCTCGTTTCCGGAAATGGTGGAGAGGATTACTGAATGAGTATATTGAGAAATATGATCCGGACATGGTCTGGCTCGATATGGGGACTCGCGATATTCCTGACGATCTGATGTATCCCTTCCTCGCTGACTATTATAATCATGGACTGAAAGAGGGTAAGGAGGTCGCCACGACCGTGAAAAACTATTCTCCTTATCTGCCGGGTGCGATCATTGACTATGAAAAGGGTCGGGTTAAGGATATGCAGAAAAACCCTTGGTTGACCGATGATACGGCACAACCGGGTTGGTTCTTTTCGAATCGTGATATGGATAAAACGGCTGATGAACTGGTGGATGAGCTGGTGGATATTGTCAGTAAGAATGGCTGTTTGTTGCTTAATGTCGGCCCGAATTCCGATGGGGTTATTCCTGAAGCCCAGAAGGATCTGTTACGTGGATTGGGCGCCTGGATGAAAGTGAACGGGGAAGCAATCTATGATACGCGACCTTGGAACGTGGCGGGAGAAGGTCCGACGAAACTCCGGAAAGAAGGCAGTTTTTCCGGCAAGTTGAAATATACCGAGAAGGACATTCGCTACACGAAAAGTAAAGATGGCTCAACCGTCTACGCGATGGTGCTGGCCCGACCGGACCGCGAAGTGGTTCTGACGGGGGTCAATGGTAAAAAGGTCTGTACGGTCGAACTGATTGGCTATGCAGGCGATCTTAAATGGAGTCAGTCTGACTCCGAACTCCGCATCATGTTCCCTTCCGGTGCCGCTGATTCCGCCGCTTATGCTTTCCGGATTACGTTATAG
- a CDS encoding sulfatase-like hydrolase/transferase produces MIRHTIKFFLNIAGLLCVVTQAAEPPNILIILTDDYGYGITTSYGGDSKWASTPNIDRIGAEGACFTEAYVTCSVCGPSRAGIMTGRYPQRFGYYTNKDAQAGGVPADQSMMAGYFKEAGYATAMIGKWHLGSTTPGQHPLEKGFDEYFGFDNAQTDYFKSPILFDGRKKVKQHDYLTRAFTERAVDFMERSGDKPFFLYLAYNAVHGPSQAPQETVDRYPNLPERDAVRVAMVEELDNGVGQVLDALKQIGKEDNTLVFFLSDNGGLPVWWEGSNGDLRGFKRAQFDGGVKVPMMVRWPQRIPAGQVREQLAIALDILPTALDASGIAAPEDELLDGMNLLPALESAQDLNPERKLFWAGSHFDDITMQTPGYDMAGPPPSWAVRQGPWKLVQIMEMGPPMLFNIEQDPGETENVIAQHPETSSKMTEAFCNWFKLGVPPIGWKSEYYEQLKSVE; encoded by the coding sequence ATGATAAGACATACGATAAAATTTTTTCTGAACATTGCAGGCTTGCTTTGCGTCGTCACTCAAGCTGCTGAGCCGCCTAATATTCTGATTATTCTCACTGATGATTACGGGTATGGGATTACCACTTCGTATGGTGGGGATAGCAAATGGGCCTCTACCCCGAACATTGATCGGATAGGAGCTGAAGGGGCTTGTTTTACTGAAGCCTATGTGACCTGTTCCGTATGCGGCCCGTCACGGGCCGGTATTATGACCGGCCGTTATCCGCAGCGCTTTGGCTATTACACCAACAAGGATGCTCAGGCTGGAGGGGTCCCGGCCGACCAATCCATGATGGCGGGCTATTTTAAGGAGGCAGGATATGCCACCGCTATGATCGGCAAGTGGCATCTGGGATCAACAACGCCTGGGCAGCATCCATTGGAAAAAGGATTCGACGAATATTTTGGTTTCGATAATGCCCAGACGGACTACTTTAAATCGCCTATCCTTTTTGATGGGCGCAAGAAAGTGAAGCAACATGATTATTTGACTCGCGCGTTTACCGAACGTGCGGTGGATTTCATGGAGCGCAGCGGCGACAAACCTTTCTTTCTTTATCTGGCCTACAATGCGGTTCATGGCCCATCACAGGCTCCTCAGGAAACGGTCGATCGATACCCTAACCTTCCAGAGAGAGATGCTGTTCGGGTGGCCATGGTTGAAGAGCTTGATAATGGAGTGGGTCAGGTTCTTGATGCGTTAAAACAAATCGGTAAAGAAGATAATACGCTGGTCTTTTTCCTGAGTGATAACGGCGGACTGCCTGTTTGGTGGGAAGGCAGCAACGGAGACTTGCGCGGATTTAAGCGAGCTCAGTTTGATGGCGGAGTTAAAGTGCCCATGATGGTTCGCTGGCCTCAACGTATTCCGGCCGGCCAGGTCCGCGAACAATTGGCCATTGCGCTCGATATTCTGCCTACAGCTCTCGATGCATCGGGTATTGCTGCACCGGAGGATGAACTCCTCGATGGAATGAATCTGCTGCCGGCGCTGGAATCTGCTCAAGACCTGAATCCGGAACGGAAACTGTTCTGGGCAGGGTCGCATTTTGATGACATAACGATGCAAACACCGGGCTATGACATGGCCGGTCCGCCTCCCTCCTGGGCGGTACGTCAAGGTCCGTGGAAGTTGGTTCAGATTATGGAGATGGGACCGCCGATGTTATTCAATATCGAGCAGGATCCGGGGGAAACGGAAAATGTGATCGCGCAGCATCCGGAGACCTCCAGTAAAATGACGGAAGCTTTTTGCAACTGGTTTAAACTCGGGGTTCCGCCGATCGGCTGGAAGTCCGAATACTACGAACAACTTAAAAGCGTGGAATAA
- a CDS encoding glycoside hydrolase family 2 TIM barrel-domain containing protein, producing MNRRRFIDAAIACSVLTTVAKGGRVDSDFSGMRKSFNTDWRFHKGEAPGAEASGFDDSSWRPLDLPHDWAIEGPFDIKYNARCGGLPFHGTGWYRKSFDVSAELKGKVISIVFDGAMYNAHVWINGHFLGNRPFGYIEFQYDISSYLNYGGSNEIAVQLKPEDLSSRWYPGAGLYRNVWLDVRDSTHVAQWGTFVTTPEVSDAWATVNVETALVGSGSCEYEVVDPDGQIVARGTSSELRIKNPKRWDIDSPNLYLLRTTVYVRGEVVDQTVTRFGIRTLKFSKEGFWLNGRKVRIQGVCLHHDNGPLGAVVNRRAIERKLQIMKAMGANSIRTSHNPPSNELLDLCDELGLLVMDEAFDVWERQKVKNGYNKFFKQWAERDLKDMVRRDRNHPSVFMWSIGNEIGEQRDSVEGPAIARRLDGYVKELDTTRPTTCGFNKWPTPYKNGMAAQIDIAGMNYKPLDYGEAVNAYLPNNPVVGSETSSCTSSRGVYHLPIKKYKTHSSKQVSSYDLIGPPWAYPPDVEFDALERNPEILGEYIWTGFDYLGEPTPYGGKDNSTNGYWNGDWPARSSYFGAVDLCGFPKDRFYLYQSQWTKKPMVHVLPHWNWEGSGHENIPVYAYTNCEEVELFVNGKSFGRKIKGKDLTKLLVKFNRYKSNHFMSKYRLSWEVPYAPGSLKVVGYIGGKPVAEKEIKTAGKPAQIALSPDRSDLSADGVDLSYVTVRIEDADGNLCPLADNLVRFQVEGAGKIVGVGNGNAATTEPFVADYRTAFNGLCMLIVKAGMFGGPIRISAVSEGLKSSRCSLLVR from the coding sequence ATGAACAGAAGAAGGTTTATTGATGCCGCAATAGCCTGTTCGGTTTTAACGACTGTGGCGAAGGGCGGACGAGTGGATTCTGATTTTTCCGGGATGCGGAAATCATTCAATACCGATTGGCGCTTTCACAAAGGCGAAGCGCCCGGTGCCGAAGCATCCGGGTTCGACGATTCATCCTGGCGTCCGCTCGATCTTCCGCATGACTGGGCGATCGAGGGCCCTTTTGATATCAAATACAACGCCCGGTGCGGTGGCCTGCCATTTCACGGAACGGGATGGTATCGAAAATCATTTGATGTATCTGCCGAGCTTAAAGGCAAGGTAATCTCGATTGTTTTTGATGGGGCCATGTATAACGCGCATGTCTGGATTAACGGCCATTTTCTGGGGAACCGTCCGTTTGGTTATATTGAATTTCAATACGATATCAGTTCGTATCTGAACTATGGCGGATCAAATGAGATCGCTGTACAACTGAAACCGGAAGATCTCTCTTCGCGGTGGTATCCGGGCGCCGGTCTTTATCGTAATGTCTGGTTGGATGTTCGCGATTCAACGCATGTGGCGCAGTGGGGTACTTTTGTAACCACGCCGGAGGTTTCCGATGCATGGGCAACGGTGAATGTGGAAACTGCGTTGGTCGGTAGCGGATCCTGTGAATATGAAGTCGTGGATCCGGACGGCCAGATCGTGGCCCGTGGCACGTCATCTGAACTGCGTATTAAAAACCCGAAACGATGGGATATCGATTCTCCCAATCTTTATCTGCTTCGGACTACGGTTTATGTCCGGGGTGAAGTGGTGGATCAAACGGTGACCCGGTTTGGAATTAGGACCTTGAAGTTTAGCAAAGAAGGCTTTTGGCTGAACGGCAGGAAAGTACGTATTCAGGGTGTCTGCCTGCATCATGATAATGGTCCGTTAGGTGCAGTGGTTAACCGCCGGGCGATTGAGCGCAAGTTACAGATTATGAAGGCGATGGGCGCAAATTCGATTCGCACAAGTCATAATCCGCCTTCAAATGAATTGCTTGATCTTTGTGATGAACTGGGTCTGTTGGTGATGGACGAGGCCTTTGATGTCTGGGAACGACAGAAGGTGAAGAACGGCTATAATAAATTTTTCAAGCAATGGGCTGAGCGGGATCTTAAGGATATGGTGCGGCGCGATCGCAACCATCCGAGTGTTTTTATGTGGAGTATCGGTAATGAAATCGGAGAGCAAAGGGATTCCGTTGAGGGTCCGGCCATTGCGCGCAGGTTAGACGGTTATGTGAAGGAACTGGATACAACCCGTCCAACCACCTGCGGCTTTAACAAGTGGCCGACTCCCTATAAAAACGGTATGGCCGCTCAGATCGATATCGCCGGGATGAACTATAAGCCGTTGGACTATGGGGAAGCGGTGAATGCGTACCTGCCTAACAATCCGGTGGTGGGTTCTGAGACTTCATCGTGTACCAGCAGTCGCGGGGTTTATCATCTTCCGATTAAAAAATATAAAACGCATTCTTCGAAGCAGGTCAGCAGTTACGATCTGATCGGTCCTCCATGGGCTTATCCGCCGGATGTTGAATTCGATGCGTTGGAACGTAATCCGGAAATTCTCGGCGAATACATCTGGACCGGTTTCGACTATCTGGGTGAGCCGACGCCCTACGGAGGAAAGGACAACAGCACGAATGGTTATTGGAACGGTGACTGGCCGGCACGCAGTTCGTATTTCGGTGCGGTTGATCTTTGCGGTTTCCCGAAGGATCGATTCTACCTCTACCAAAGCCAGTGGACCAAAAAGCCGATGGTGCATGTACTGCCGCACTGGAACTGGGAGGGCTCGGGCCACGAAAATATTCCGGTCTACGCGTATACCAACTGTGAAGAGGTGGAGCTTTTTGTTAATGGGAAGTCATTCGGGCGCAAGATCAAGGGCAAGGATTTGACGAAGCTTTTGGTTAAGTTTAACCGATATAAATCAAACCATTTTATGTCGAAGTACCGCTTGTCATGGGAGGTGCCGTACGCACCGGGCAGCTTGAAAGTGGTCGGATATATCGGAGGTAAGCCGGTAGCGGAAAAGGAAATAAAGACGGCGGGCAAGCCGGCTCAAATTGCGCTGTCTCCTGACCGTTCGGACCTTTCTGCCGATGGAGTTGACCTGTCGTATGTCACCGTTCGAATCGAGGATGCCGACGGAAATCTGTGTCCATTGGCCGACAATCTGGTTCGGTTTCAGGTTGAAGGAGCAGGAAAGATAGTCGGTGTGGGTAATGGCAATGCCGCTACGACCGAACCGTTTGTTGCAGATTACCGTACCGCTTTCAATGGCCTTTGCATGCTGATTGTGAAGGCGGGAATGTTCGGCGGGCCGATTCGCATATCGGCAGTATCGGAAGGTCTGAAATCATCGCGGTGCAGTCTGCTGGTCAGGTAA
- a CDS encoding RNA polymerase sigma factor codes for MEDAELIVRSQNDDLDAFSELVIRYQSNVRACLSVRLSSAHEADDLAQDAFIIAFRKLDQFNPEKPFGPWIRTIALNLLKNYFRKHRAHPVGGAVELEELINLQVKHQCSAKTESEMMTALKRCMTKLDGPMAGLLQLRYYEGLSIKEITETMNVRHSTMTMRLHRLRDQLRRCIEQKSEGVS; via the coding sequence ATGGAAGACGCTGAGCTTATTGTGAGGTCACAAAATGATGATCTCGATGCATTTTCGGAGCTGGTAATTCGTTACCAATCCAATGTGCGTGCGTGTTTGAGTGTGCGGCTTTCCTCCGCCCACGAAGCAGATGACTTGGCTCAGGATGCCTTTATTATTGCTTTCCGAAAGCTGGATCAATTCAATCCGGAAAAGCCGTTTGGACCTTGGATTCGTACGATTGCGCTCAATCTGTTGAAAAATTATTTTCGTAAGCATCGGGCCCATCCTGTCGGTGGTGCTGTTGAGCTTGAAGAGCTGATCAATCTGCAAGTTAAGCATCAATGTTCCGCCAAGACCGAATCTGAGATGATGACCGCCCTTAAACGGTGCATGACTAAACTCGATGGTCCAATGGCCGGCCTTCTCCAATTACGCTATTACGAAGGACTTTCTATTAAAGAAATTACCGAAACGATGAACGTTCGGCACTCCACGATGACCATGCGGCTACATCGTTTGCGGGATCAGCTCCGCCGCTGTATTGAACAAAAAAGCGAAGGGGTGTCATGA